The following is a genomic window from Chanos chanos chromosome 1, fChaCha1.1, whole genome shotgun sequence.
AGCTTCTTTGCTTCCTCATGCAAACTTCTTCTTGGTCGCAGTGAATCGTTCCATGTACTATGCGAgaagagaacaaataaaaaaaaacccaaaacaaaataaaacccaaCAACGTTGGGTTCATGTCGGGAGAGATAAACAAGTATGTCAGAACATTTAGAATGAGAGAActaaaaaatccccccccccccctttctaaaaatgttttgatgtgaTGAGTATTTTAAGCTCTGGAGTGCGTCTCGAGAGAGAACATCTGGTGATGGGTCCATAATTACAGTGTAAACAAACCGACTGAAGTAAAATTAGATCCTAACTGTCAGAACTACTCTCCACTCTACTGCCTTATAATTTGGTCGTCTTCACGAGAACGAGAACTGAAATCTATATAGAGCCAAGCAGCACGTGAGGtatattgttgttgtagttgcAGCCATGAGGAGTGAGTCATATTTAGTGTTTGGGGGGTGCTTTTGACAAAGATCAGGTAAAGGGAAAGGAGAGATtatgacaaaagacaaaaatggaaTATCGGATCTGTCTAGTCATGAACTTTCACCTCGTGATCCTAATCATGTTTTAAAATCTCCTTACAGTTCTGCCTAGACACTGGGTAGATGACGTGGATTTGCTggtgtttcaaaaacaaacactttagCCAGAAAATGGATTTCGTTCAAATGCTAATGCTGGCTTCATTTTTTCGACATAATGATAAATGGCAAGGTGTATTCTAAAGCATAATTTTGCAGAGCATTCGGATTTATACATTCTTGGTTTTGTCAAAGGTCGGAGCTACACAAAGGGTTAACGCGAGGTACTTTACAACCCATTCAGCCTGTAAACAAACGTCATAATACTATAATCTTATTAAACTAATCTAATATGGTCCAATGAGATGAGACTAAAACCGTTGCCACAAAAGAAGTGTGACTTTTTATGATGAACTCGTTcaccacattttaaaaaacacagtccaatttattcatttaattccATTCATTTCCTCACCTTATCATACCCGTCTAGGTCCCGTAACTTTTTCACCTCAAACAGGTTGCCTTCCACGGAGAGCAAAGACACCTGGGAGTCAGTGAGGATGGTGACAGGGATGGAGGAGAGCTCCAGACAATTTTCCTCTAGTCTCAATACCTTAAGCCTGGGACAGCGGGACACATCTGGGTGCAGCACTGATATCTGATCACAGTAAAACAGAATCTcgatcagccaatcagattgcaAGTCTCACAGGGATGTATGAAAGATATATAGAGGTCTTGTGACCACGTCAGTTACACCATACAAGTCTGCAGAATTACACTATTAAAAGTCAATTAAAACCACAATTTGACTGGGAGATTTTGCAGAATGCACAGATTATTTTGACTGTTCACgttagatggacagacagacggggCAGACATCTGAGCCATCAATATAAATGACAAGATAGCAAAATTTATGCGGAACCTATCTGACACTAACAGCAAAAGGTGTTTTGTCTACTGTGTTTTCAGCTGTATGGAACCGAACTAACCTGGTTCTGGTTCAGGTTAATTTCAATGGCTTGCAGGTCAGCCACTTCTGCTGGCACAGCCTGAATGTGGTTTTTGGACAAATCAAGGACATCGAGCTGACGGAGGGTACCCAACCCGCTGGGAAACTCACGGAACTGATTTCCAGAAAGGCTGAGGGTGCGCAGTGCCTTCAACTGCCCAAATGATGAAGGCAGTTTCTGCAACTGGTTCCCATTCAACAGA
Proteins encoded in this region:
- the lrrc57 gene encoding leucine-rich repeat-containing protein 57, with amino-acid sequence MGNSALKAHLETSQKTGVFQLTGKSLPEFPEELQRLTANLRTVDLSNNKIEVLPAFIGNFQHLKSLTINSNKLTNLPNEIGKLKKLETLLLNGNQLQKLPSSFGQLKALRTLSLSGNQFREFPSGLGTLRQLDVLDLSKNHIQAVPAEVADLQAIEINLNQNQISVLHPDVSRCPRLKVLRLEENCLELSSIPVTILTDSQVSLLSVEGNLFEVKKLRDLDGYDKYMERFTATKKKFA